GGTAGAAGAGGCCGATGCCGATGACGGCGCCCAGCATCATGCGCTTGAAGCCGGCCGTCGCGCGCAGAATGCGCAGGCGATAGAGCACCAGCACTCCCGCTGCGACCCCGAAGGTGAGCAGCACCGCCTGCTGCGGCAGCCCGGCGAAGCGCGTGTTGTAGAGCGCCGAAATGGCGCCCAGCAAGATCCCTTCCAGCGACGCATAGATGGGCGCGGTCCACGGCGCCCACTGGGGGCGGAAGCTGGTCACGAGGGCGAACACGAACCCGCCCAGGCCACCCACGAGCATGGCGGGCATGACCAGCTCCGGGCGGCCGCCAGCCACCTGTTACCAGGTCATCGTGGCCGAAAAGACCACGACGGCCAACAGCAGCATGGCTTTCCCAGCCGTCCCGGCCACGGTCATGGCGCCGGGAGAAACGAGGCCGAAGGTCTGGCGCGCCGTGTCCGCGAAGCGCGAAAGGACTGGATTGTTGGTACGCATGAAGCGGGGAGCTGAGGGACAGGTTGCCGTGTGGCCGCCACCGCTCCGCCTGCCCGGCACGGGCAGCGCGGGACGGGGCACTCCCGGACTATACACCAAGAACGCGGGAAACGATCGGCTCGAGCCCACCCCGCAGGGGATCGCACACGGGAACTCCCACCTCCTCGGCCACCCGGTCCCGGTATGCCAGCCAAGCCTCGGGAGACAGGGACGACGAATTGACCGATACCCCGGCAAGCTGCACCGCCGGATTGGTCACCCGCGCCGCTTCGAGATACTGGGCCGCGGCGTTGGCGAGTGGTGGAATGCGGAACTGGGGCCGGTGCTCGATGTGCAGGCGCGAGGCGTCGTGACAGAGCACGATCCAGTCGGGCTGGGAGCCGTGCAGCAGTCCCAGGGTGACGCCCGCGTAGGCCGGGTGAAACAGCGATCCCTGCCCCTCGATGACATCGTAATGCGCCGGGTCGTTGTCGGGAGACAGCGTCTCAGCCGCTCCCGCCACGAAATCCGCCACCACGGCGTCAATGGCAATGCCGCTCCCGGCGATCATGATGCCGGTCTGCCCGGTCGCCCGAAAGGTCGCGCGGGCCCCACGCGCCGTGAGCGCCTGCGTGAGCGCCAGCGCGGTGTATTTCTTCCCCAGTGCGCAGTCGGTACCCACCGTGGCGATGCGCATGCCGGTGCGCTTGCGCCCGGTGCCGGCGGCGAACCGCTGTGTGGTGTGGCGCACGTCCACGAGCCGCCCCCCGTGCCGCGCGGCGGCATCCACCAGGTCGGGGAAGTCGGTGAGCCGTGTGTGCATGCCGCTCACCACATCGAGTCCGGCGGCAATGGCG
The DNA window shown above is from Gemmatimonas sp. and carries:
- a CDS encoding Bax inhibitor-1/YccA family protein — translated: MPAMLVGGLGGFVFALVTSFRPQWAPWTAPIYASLEGILLGAISALYNTRFAGLPQQAVLLTFGVAAGVLVLYRLRILRATAGFKRMMLGAVIGIGLFYLGSFLLSLFGVQVGYFTSTSWLAIGVNVAIAGVAALNLVLDFDRIEEGARMGAPKAMEWFAAFGLMVTLIWLYLELLRLLSRLQGRRD
- a CDS encoding DUF1611 domain-containing protein, producing MLTLRAPYLLFLGGAQHITDAKTASGLRDWCPDKVCGEWSLPECSVSLGLPRRSPADAAAAGAGSLVIGVASVGGTLPQAWQADLLAAIAAGLDVVSGMHTRLTDFPDLVDAAARHGGRLVDVRHTTQRFAAGTGRKRTGMRIATVGTDCALGKKYTALALTQALTARGARATFRATGQTGIMIAGSGIAIDAVVADFVAGAAETLSPDNDPAHYDVIEGQGSLFHPAYAGVTLGLLHGSQPDWIVLCHDASRLHIEHRPQFRIPPLANAAAQYLEAARVTNPAVQLAGVSVNSSSLSPEAWLAYRDRVAEEVGVPVCDPLRGGLEPIVSRVLGV